A stretch of Acidimicrobiales bacterium DNA encodes these proteins:
- a CDS encoding NAD(P)-dependent oxidoreductase produces MKIGFIGLGNVGGKLAGSLLRNGAELYVRDLDEALMASFVALGATATASPKDLAEHADIVVTCLPSPTICAEVMEADDGVIAGLGPGKIWMEMSTTDEAEIRRLAPLVEATGATPVECPVSGGCHRAATGNIAIFCGGPREAFEKALPILTMMGRRILHTGPLGSASVLKVVTNYLASINLVGLGEAFAVAGAAGMDMTTTYEAIRISSGNSFVHETESQVILNGSYDINFTMDLVQKDMGLFLEVAERSGLGLEVGPVLLDIFDDAAERYGSRALSPMVVRRHEEQLGTEFRAPGFPPEMLDDEAEAPGYEIVVGHGPGRD; encoded by the coding sequence ATGAAGATCGGATTCATCGGCCTCGGCAACGTCGGCGGCAAGCTCGCCGGTTCACTTCTGCGCAACGGCGCCGAGCTGTACGTACGCGATCTCGACGAGGCCCTCATGGCCTCGTTCGTCGCCCTCGGCGCCACGGCCACGGCATCACCGAAGGACCTCGCCGAGCACGCCGACATCGTGGTCACGTGTCTCCCCTCCCCGACGATCTGTGCGGAGGTGATGGAGGCGGATGACGGCGTCATCGCCGGGCTCGGGCCCGGCAAGATCTGGATGGAGATGTCCACGACCGACGAAGCGGAGATCCGCCGGCTCGCTCCCCTGGTCGAGGCGACCGGCGCGACCCCGGTCGAGTGCCCGGTCTCCGGCGGCTGTCACCGCGCCGCCACCGGCAACATCGCGATCTTCTGCGGCGGCCCTCGTGAGGCCTTCGAGAAGGCGTTGCCGATCCTCACGATGATGGGCCGTCGCATCCTCCACACCGGGCCACTCGGCTCGGCATCGGTGCTCAAGGTCGTCACCAACTATCTGGCGTCGATCAACCTCGTCGGCCTCGGTGAGGCCTTCGCCGTGGCCGGCGCGGCGGGGATGGACATGACCACGACCTACGAGGCGATCCGCATCTCGTCGGGCAACTCGTTCGTCCACGAGACCGAGAGCCAGGTCATCCTCAACGGCAGCTACGACATCAACTTCACGATGGACCTCGTCCAGAAGGACATGGGCCTCTTCCTCGAGGTCGCCGAGCGGTCCGGACTCGGGCTCGAGGTCGGGCCCGTCCTGCTCGACATCTTCGACGATGCGGCCGAACGCTACGGGAGCCGCGCCCTCAGCCCGATGGTCGTGCGGCGCCACGAAGAGCAACTCGGCACGGAGTTCCGCGCCCCCGGGTTCCCCCCGGAGATGCTCGACGACGAGGCCGAAGCGCCCGGCTACGAGATCGTCGTCGGCCACGGCCCCGGGCGCGACTAG
- a CDS encoding PaaI family thioesterase has translation MSSPPEALNAALRDLIEVVRTADLARAGASLVEAQTSAVRAATDALRPHIVDDVRMQAALRFEQLADDSGARMVDVQDLTGEEYVAAERPQPDEIFPYSPVVGRLHPLAPPVRLWRALGETGGELHGEVTLGAAYNGPPDCVHGGVIAEVFDEMLGCMCVTKGLGGFTGTLTVVYRTPTPLDTPLTLRAWHDRTEGRKIFARGTIHVGETLCAEAEGIFIRTDQLPGDGRGPGSPRA, from the coding sequence ATGTCGTCCCCGCCTGAAGCCCTCAACGCCGCGCTGCGAGATCTGATCGAGGTCGTGCGCACCGCCGACCTGGCGCGAGCCGGGGCATCGCTCGTCGAGGCGCAGACGAGCGCCGTGCGGGCGGCGACGGATGCCCTGCGCCCCCACATCGTCGACGACGTGCGCATGCAGGCGGCGCTGCGCTTCGAGCAGTTGGCGGACGACTCGGGGGCGCGGATGGTGGACGTGCAGGACCTCACCGGCGAGGAGTACGTCGCCGCGGAGCGGCCCCAACCCGATGAGATCTTCCCCTACAGCCCGGTGGTCGGCCGGCTGCATCCGCTGGCCCCGCCGGTGCGGCTCTGGCGGGCGTTGGGCGAGACCGGCGGCGAGCTCCACGGCGAGGTCACGCTCGGCGCGGCATACAACGGCCCACCGGACTGTGTCCACGGCGGCGTGATCGCCGAGGTGTTCGACGAGATGCTCGGCTGCATGTGCGTCACCAAGGGCCTCGGCGGATTCACCGGGACCCTCACCGTCGTCTACCGCACGCCCACACCGCTCGACACCCCGCTGACCCTGCGGGCCTGGCACGACCGCACCGAGGGTCGCAAGATCTTCGCGAGGGGCACGATCCACGTGGGCGAGACGCTCTGCGCCGAGGCCGAGGGGATCTTCATCCGCACGGATCAGCTGCCCGGTGACGGTCGCGGTCCGGGGAGTCCGCGGGCCTAG
- a CDS encoding SDR family oxidoreductase: protein MQRFEGKIALLTGVASGVGRATAIRLASEGASVYGLDVNADGMAETQATVEADGGTLTTRVTDVRSVDECHAAVADCVAAFGGLDVLGNIAGIAAQRHVHQVTESEWDTMNDVNQKAVFFLCQAAIPHLLERNGNIVNIASNAGLMGQAYTVPYCATKGAVVNMTKALAMEFVKQPIRINAIAPGGIDTALVHNFELQDDIDFALMQPYTGHRQMSTAEQIAGLFAFVASDEAANIHGSIISADGGLTAG, encoded by the coding sequence GTGCAACGCTTCGAAGGAAAGATCGCGCTTCTCACCGGGGTGGCCTCCGGTGTCGGTCGCGCCACGGCCATCCGTCTCGCGTCGGAGGGCGCGAGCGTCTACGGACTCGACGTCAACGCCGACGGCATGGCCGAGACGCAGGCCACCGTCGAGGCCGACGGGGGCACCCTCACGACCCGGGTCACCGACGTGCGCAGCGTCGACGAGTGCCACGCTGCGGTCGCCGACTGTGTCGCCGCGTTCGGCGGTCTGGACGTGCTCGGCAACATCGCCGGCATCGCCGCCCAGCGCCACGTACACCAGGTCACGGAGTCCGAGTGGGACACCATGAACGACGTCAACCAGAAGGCCGTCTTCTTCCTCTGCCAGGCCGCCATCCCCCACCTGCTCGAGCGCAACGGCAACATCGTCAACATCGCATCCAACGCCGGGCTGATGGGCCAGGCCTACACGGTGCCGTACTGCGCGACCAAGGGCGCGGTGGTCAACATGACCAAGGCCCTCGCGATGGAGTTCGTGAAGCAGCCGATCCGCATCAACGCGATCGCCCCGGGCGGCATCGACACCGCCCTCGTGCACAACTTCGAGCTGCAGGACGACATCGACTTCGCGCTGATGCAGCCCTACACCGGGCACCGCCAGATGAGCACCGCCGAACAGATCGCCGGGCTCTTCGCGTTCGTGGCGTCCGACGAGGCGGCGAACATCCACGGCTCGATCATCAG